The genomic DNA AAAATACACAAAAAAATAGTTACCAATCCCCCGATTGGTAACTTCTTCTTCGCGTTTTTTAGTGTTCTTCATGGCTCATTTCATCGATCCATTTTCTGATTTTCGGAATAGAATCTTTTTTAGTGAAATCGGGATAGATCGGTGTTATGGAAATGAAGTTTTCTGCAATCGCTTTTGAATCCTTATTATCTTCCAAGCACCAGAACGGTTCGTCTCCACCAATATAATAAAATGTATTTCCCTGTTTATCTGTTTTTTCTTTCACGAAATCCGTATAATGACGATGACCTAATTCCGTTATTTTAATACCTTTAACTTCTGATATTTCTACATTTGGGATATTAATATTTAAGATTTCCTTTTTTCCGATCAACTCCATAATTCCGTTATCAAGCATTTTGTCCATATAGAACGCAGCTGTTTCAAATTTCTGATCCGTATAA from Candidatus Cloacimonadota bacterium includes the following:
- the surE gene encoding 5'/3'-nucleotidase SurE translates to MRILLTNDDGIDAPGINILAEKLQEKHEIIVVAPAEEQSAASHSITLFQPIRILDKGENRFAVTGTPTDCISIAFQTILKKPVDLVISGINGGQNMSEDVLYSGTVAAALEAMFLGNKAIAISLASYTDQKFETAAFYMDKMLDNGIMELIGKKEILNINIPNVEISEVKGIKITELGHRHYTDFVKEKTDKQGNTFYYIGGDEPFWCLEDNKDSKAIAENFISITPIYPDFTKKDSIPKIRKWIDEMSHEEH